A stretch of Arachis hypogaea cultivar Tifrunner chromosome 15, arahy.Tifrunner.gnm2.J5K5, whole genome shotgun sequence DNA encodes these proteins:
- the LOC112748963 gene encoding LOW QUALITY PROTEIN: uncharacterized protein (The sequence of the model RefSeq protein was modified relative to this genomic sequence to represent the inferred CDS: deleted 4 bases in 2 codons; substituted 1 base at 1 genomic stop codon), translated as MEGRGGWLGSWYHEPSVPHIYPEASIVHRFHRMLLSLGKDRVSVQLCFGCFARIDRPSSRSFPVHSLYISNTRLGRTRWEGSSPSLCPADHSAGILHSRLRLTATQGWSCRYVSLSGSLAPPVISFYDMLLSLPYSLCNXVISASLRVSTSERNGGLHSVSPRSPYK; from the exons ATGGAAGGAAG AGGAGGCTGGTTGGGCAGCTGGTACCACGAGCCCTCTGTCCCACACATCTATCCAGAAGCAAGTATAGTTCACCGGTTCCACCGAATGCTCCTATCTCTCGGCAAAGATCGTGTGAGTGTGCAGTTATGCTTCGGATGCTTCGCC AGAATAGATCGACCCAGTTCCCGTTCTTTTCCGGTTCACTCGCTTTATATCTCCAACACA AGGCTAGGAAGGACGCGGTGGGAAGGAAGCAGCCCTAGCCTCTGTCCGGCCGATCATTCCGCTGGCATCTTGCATTCACGCCTCCGTTTGACTGCCACTCAGGGATGGAGTTGTAGATACGTTAGTCTTAGCGGATCGTTGGCTCCACCTGTTATCTCCTTCTACGACATGCTGTTGTCGTTGCCATATTCCTTATGTAACTAAGTCATCTCTGCCTCGCTGCGGGTCAGCACCTCCGAAAGAAACGGAGGACTTCATTCAGTGAGTCCGCGATCGCCCTATAAATGA